The sequence CCGCCGAGCCCGTTGACCAGCAGGATCACCGGGCCGTCGAACGGCTTGGCGGCCAGGATCGCGTCCAGCGCGGTGCGGACCAGTTCCCGAGCGGGGCGCAGCCTCTCCCGGTGCCGGCCCGGCTCGCCGTGGATGCCGACACCGGCCTCGATCTCGTCCCCCGGCAGCTCGAAACCGGGGCGGCCGGCCGCGGGCGTGGTGGCGGCGGTCAGCGCGTACGCGAACGAGCCGGACGCCGCGTTCACCTCCCGGGCCGCGGCGGCGACCTCGGCCAGCCCGCCGCCCTCCTCCGCGCGCGCCCCGGCGATCTTCTCGACCAGCAGGGTGGCGCCGGTGCCGCGCCGCCCGGCGGTCCAGGTGGAGTCCTGCACCGCGACGTCGTCGTCGACCAGCACGGTCTCGACGGTGATCCCCTCGTCGGCGGCCAGCTCCGCGGCCAGCTGGAAGTTCAGCACGTCGCCGGTGTAGTTCTTGACGATGTGCACCACCCCGGCGCCGCCGTCGACGGCCCGGGTGGCGGCCAGGATCTGGTCCGGCACCGGGGAAGTGAAGATCTCCCCGGGGCAGGCCGCGTCCAGCATGCCCGCTCCGACGAAGCCGGCGTGCAGCGGCTCGTGCCCGGACCCGCCGCCGGAGACCAGGCCCACCTTGCCGGGGCGTGGCGCGTCGGCCCGGGCGATGTAGCGCTGCGCGGTGTCCACCCGCAGCTCGGGGTGGGCGGCGGCGAAGCCGTCCAGAGCCTGGGCGACCACATCGGCGGGATCGTTGATGAACTTCTTCACGACCGGCTCCCTCCTCACGGTGATTTCTCCATCACCCACTGCATCCTCGCGCGGTCTAGAGTCGAGA is a genomic window of Actinoplanes teichomyceticus ATCC 31121 containing:
- the dhaK gene encoding dihydroxyacetone kinase subunit DhaK, yielding MKKFINDPADVVAQALDGFAAAHPELRVDTAQRYIARADAPRPGKVGLVSGGGSGHEPLHAGFVGAGMLDAACPGEIFTSPVPDQILAATRAVDGGAGVVHIVKNYTGDVLNFQLAAELAADEGITVETVLVDDDVAVQDSTWTAGRRGTGATLLVEKIAGARAEEGGGLAEVAAAAREVNAASGSFAYALTAATTPAAGRPGFELPGDEIEAGVGIHGEPGRHRERLRPARELVRTALDAILAAKPFDGPVILLVNGLGGTPLIELYLICGEAARYLAERGVPIARRLVGNYVTSLDMAGMSLTLCRATDEMIRLWDAPVRTPGLRWGA